TGGAGGTGGCGGTCGGGGCCTTCTTCAACGGGCACCGCTACATCACCCCGATCAACATCAACTTCGAGCACAAGAAGCTGTTCCCCGGGAACATCGGCCCCTCCACCGGGGAGATGGGGACCTCGATGTTCTGGGCGGAGCCGGGCCGGCTGTTCGAGCAGACGCTGGCGAAGCTGGAGAGCAAGCTGGCTGAAGAGGGGTACGTCGGCTACATCGACCTGAACTGCATCGTCAACGCCAACGGCATCTACCCTCTGGAGTTCACCTCGCGCTTCGGCTACCCGACCATCTTCATCCAGCAGGAAGGGATGATCACGCCGATCGGCCAGTTCCTCCTCGACCTGGCCGCCGGGCGCGATCCGAAGCTGCGGGTGAAGAGCGGCTTCCAGGTCGGCGTGCGGATCGTCGTGTCGCCCTACCCCTTCGACGACGAGACGACCTTCAAGGCGATGTCGAAGAACGCCGTGGTCGCCTTCAAGCGCGGCGTGCCGGAGGAGGTGCACATCGAGGACGTGAAGCTGGTGAACGGGCAGTGGCTGGTGGCAGGGACGGCGGGCGTGGTGCTGGTGGTGGTCGGATTGGGGACGACCATGCGGCAGGCCCAGGCGCAGGCCTACGCCCGCATCAAGAACATCGCCATCCCCAACATGTACTACCGCACCGACATCGGCGACCGCTGGACCGAGGACAGCGACAAGCTGCACAGCTGGGGCTATTTGAAATAACGGATTCCCGCCAAAGACGCATTGAGGCGTCGTTGGATAAGCCGCGAGACTATTTGGGGGTGAACTGCCCCAGGTCGTAGATGCCCAGCGTCTTCTCGATCGTCGCGACGCGATCGACCATCCTCTCGAATCCCTCCGCGCCGAACAGCTGGTGCTCCTTCTTCTCGAAATCCTCGCCCAGCGCGGCGAATTCGTGCGGCGAAACGATGCTGCGAAGCGCCGGGAACAGCACGGTGTCCTCGCGGGCTTCGTGCGGTCCGTACATTCGCACGAACTGGCGCATCAGCTCCTTCAGCCGTCCTGCCGACGAGGCATCCTTCAGGCCCGCCGCGGTCGCGAGCTG
This genomic stretch from Candidatus Polarisedimenticolia bacterium harbors:
- a CDS encoding phosphoribosylglycinamide synthetase C domain-containing protein, translated to MEKKKFLFVSLSGLIGDIAWQVFKEGHEVRYFIASKSDRDICDGFVPKSDDWEKDCNWADVIIFDDTLGQGAKAEALRKKGKAVVGGTPYTDRLEDDRSFGQEELKRHGVAIIPYADFDSFDAGIQYVQDNPGRYVLKPSGEAQNIKRNLFVGEEEDGSDVVRMLEAYKKALADEIKVFQLQKRIAGVEVAVGAFFNGHRYITPININFEHKKLFPGNIGPSTGEMGTSMFWAEPGRLFEQTLAKLESKLAEEGYVGYIDLNCIVNANGIYPLEFTSRFGYPTIFIQQEGMITPIGQFLLDLAAGRDPKLRVKSGFQVGVRIVVSPYPFDDETTFKAMSKNAVVAFKRGVPEEVHIEDVKLVNGQWLVAGTAGVVLVVVGLGTTMRQAQAQAYARIKNIAIPNMYYRTDIGDRWTEDSDKLHSWGYLK